One Brachybacterium kimchii genomic window carries:
- a CDS encoding NAD(P)-dependent oxidoreductase yields the protein MSTDDDVRPDPARPVAPAEGTEDAKNSPAESSTTPGPGSPRVGVLGLGSMGLPMAEHLLRAHGSLTVHSRTPKPQLTAQGAQWAETPRELAEAVDAVLVMLPDLPDLEPLLGGEDGLLASGGEMLLMIGSTSSSVQVRELGERLAAESDGRVRVVDCPVSGGEDGARAGTLAIMLGGAEDDAAEAARLLAPCGNPVRLGPLGAGEVAKSCNQMIVSATALALGEVTVLAERSGLDLGTLFELLQGGYAGSNLMASRREKFVSGDDSPSGVAKYMVKDLRFAGEIAEATGTHGALLPALRAAFDELVEAGLGDRDLATTRRFTEQRG from the coding sequence ATGAGCACTGACGACGATGTCCGCCCCGATCCCGCTCGCCCGGTCGCGCCCGCTGAGGGCACGGAGGACGCGAAGAACTCGCCCGCCGAGTCCTCGACGACTCCCGGACCCGGGTCCCCGCGCGTGGGCGTGCTCGGACTGGGGTCCATGGGACTGCCGATGGCCGAGCACCTTCTGCGCGCCCACGGCTCCCTCACCGTCCACTCCCGCACCCCGAAACCGCAGCTCACCGCGCAGGGCGCCCAGTGGGCGGAGACCCCGCGCGAGCTCGCCGAGGCGGTCGACGCGGTCCTCGTGATGCTCCCCGATCTGCCCGATCTCGAGCCGCTGCTGGGCGGCGAGGACGGCCTTCTCGCCTCCGGCGGCGAGATGCTGCTGATGATCGGCTCGACCTCCTCCTCCGTGCAGGTGCGCGAGCTCGGCGAGCGCCTGGCCGCGGAGAGCGACGGCCGTGTGCGCGTGGTCGACTGCCCGGTCTCCGGCGGCGAGGACGGCGCGCGGGCGGGCACGCTCGCGATCATGCTGGGCGGCGCCGAGGACGACGCCGCCGAGGCCGCCCGACTGCTCGCGCCCTGCGGGAACCCGGTGCGCCTGGGACCGCTCGGGGCGGGCGAGGTCGCGAAGTCCTGCAACCAGATGATCGTCAGCGCCACGGCGCTGGCGCTGGGCGAGGTGACGGTGCTCGCCGAGCGCAGCGGCCTCGACCTGGGGACCCTCTTCGAGCTGCTGCAGGGCGGCTACGCGGGCTCGAACCTCATGGCCTCGCGGCGCGAGAAGTTCGTGAGCGGGGACGACTCCCCCTCCGGCGTCGCGAAGTACATGGTCAAGGATCTGCGCTTCGCCGGCGAGATCGCCGAGGCGACCGGCACCCACGGCGCGCTCCTTCCCGCCCTGCGCGCGGCGTTCGACGAGCTCGTCGAGGCGGGCCTGGGCGACCGCGACCTCGCGACCACGCGGCGCTTCACCGAGCAGCGGGGCTGA